The following proteins are encoded in a genomic region of Phycodurus eques isolate BA_2022a chromosome 11, UOR_Pequ_1.1, whole genome shotgun sequence:
- the six2a gene encoding homeobox protein SIX2a, with amino-acid sequence MSMLPTFGFTQEQVACVCEVLQQGGNIERLGRFLWSLPACEHLHKNESVLKAKAVVAFHRGNFRELYKILESHQFSAHNHPKLQQLWLKAHYVEAEKLRGRPLGAVGKYRVRRKFPLPRSIWDGEETSYCFKEKSRSVLREWYTHNPYPSPREKRELAEATGLTTTQVSNWFKNRRQRDRAAEAKERENNENANNNNSNNNNNNTNPLTSSMNGSKTLLGSSDDDKTPAGTPDHHTPPSPALLLHGSAGGGGGGGGQLQAPLHGLAPPPGPSAIPVPGGGGDSVHHHHHHHLHHHHPMHHDTILNPMSSNLVDLGS; translated from the exons ATGTCCATGCTGCCGACGTTCGGCTTCACGCAGGAGCAAGTGGCGTGCGTGTGCGAGGTTCTGCAGCAGGGCGGCAACATCGAGCGCCTGGGCCGCTTCCTGTGGTCGCTGCCGGCGTGCGAGCACCTCCACAAGAACGAGAGCGTGCTAAAAGCCAAGGCGGTGGTGGCCTTCCACCGCGGCAACTTCCGCGAACTCTACAAGATCCTGGAGAGCCACCAGTTCTCGGCGCACAACCACCCCAAGCTGCAGCAGCTGTGGCTGAAGGCGCACTACGTCGAGGCGGAGAAGCTGCGCGGACGGCCGCTGGGCGCCGTGGGCAAGTACCGAGTGCGTCGGAAGTTCCCCCTGCCGCGCTCCATCTGGGACGGCGAGGAGACCAGCTACTGCTTCAAGGAGAAGAGTCGCAGCGTGCTGCGCGAGTGGTACACGCACAACCCCTACCCGTCCCCGCGCGAGAAGCGAGAGCTGGCCGAGGCCACGGGACTCACCACCACGCAAGTCAGCAACTGGTTCAAGAACCGGCGGCAGCGGGACCGCGCGGCAGAGGCCAAGGAGAG ggaGAACAATGAGAacgccaacaacaacaacagcaacaacaacaataacaacaccaATCCACTGACTTCCTCCATGAACGGAAGTAAAACTCTTTTGGGGAGCTCGGACGACGACAAAACGCCCGCGGGCACGCCGGACCACCACACGCCCCCGAGCCCGGCGCTGCTGCTGCACGGCTccgcgggcggcggcggcggcggcggcggccagcTGCAGGCCCCCTTGCACGGCCTGGCTCCTCCGCCCGGCCCCAGCGCCATCCCGGTCCCCGGAGGCGGCGGCGACTCTgtgcaccaccaccaccaccaccacctccaccaccaccaccccatgCACCACGACACCATACTGAACCCTATGTCGTCCAACTTAGTGGACCTGGGCTCGTAG